A part of Halobacillus shinanisalinarum genomic DNA contains:
- a CDS encoding aldo/keto reductase, which translates to MSLTDVTTLSNGVKMPWVGLGVYKMDSGEEVVNAVRSALDLGYRHLDTASFYDNEEGVGQAIKESGIPREELFITTKVWNDEQGYEETLEAFDRSREKLGVDYLDLYLIHWPIQGRYKDTWKALEKLYKDGKVKAIGVSNFLTHHLDDLLKDAEIKPMVNQVELHPELYQKEMIDYCKQQDIQVEAWSPIGRGNYLDNPVLQELAEEYNKTPAQIILRWDLQHGIVTIPKSTHKERQQENADLFDFELTDNEVEKINGLNKNNRLGPHPDEIGK; encoded by the coding sequence ATGAGTTTAACGGATGTAACTACATTAAGTAATGGAGTGAAAATGCCCTGGGTTGGTTTGGGTGTTTACAAAATGGACAGTGGAGAGGAAGTTGTAAATGCTGTCAGATCAGCCTTGGACCTTGGATACCGGCACTTGGATACAGCCTCCTTCTACGATAATGAAGAGGGAGTAGGACAGGCAATTAAGGAAAGCGGGATTCCTCGTGAAGAGTTATTTATTACAACAAAAGTGTGGAATGATGAACAAGGCTATGAAGAAACATTGGAGGCCTTCGATCGAAGCAGGGAGAAATTGGGTGTTGATTACTTAGATCTTTATCTGATCCATTGGCCTATTCAAGGCAGATATAAAGATACGTGGAAAGCATTAGAGAAGCTTTATAAAGATGGAAAGGTTAAAGCCATCGGAGTGAGCAACTTCCTGACGCATCACCTGGACGACCTTTTAAAAGATGCTGAGATTAAGCCGATGGTCAACCAAGTCGAATTGCACCCGGAACTATATCAAAAAGAAATGATTGATTATTGTAAGCAGCAAGATATTCAGGTTGAAGCCTGGTCACCGATTGGCCGAGGAAATTACCTGGATAATCCCGTCTTACAAGAATTAGCGGAGGAATATAATAAAACACCGGCGCAGATTATTTTAAGATGGGACTTGCAGCATGGTATTGTGACGATTCCAAAATCGACCCATAAGGAACGGCAACAGGAGAATGCTGACCTATTTGATTTCGAATTAACGGATAACGAAGTAGAGAAAATTAATGGCTTAAACAAAAATAATCGTCTGGGACCACACCCCGATGAAATAGGAAAATGA
- a CDS encoding ABC transporter ATP-binding protein produces the protein MFSVLVKLRWFFKQYWKRYTFAIVALIIVSAIDLIPPKLVGMAIDEIQFNTLTMEHLIDVLLLYGGLIIASYTISYLWDYTLFSGAMIMERSMRSKLMNHFLKMTPTFFQLNKTGDLMARATNDLKALTMTAGFGILTLVDSTIFMILIIAVMGFTISFKLTLAALLPLPIMAFVMNKYGGVIHTRFMEAQEAFGDLNNNVLESVRGVRVIRAFVQEKHDEQRFQNMTEEVYEKNVEVAKVDALFEPTITILVGISYTIGLGYGASLVFHNVITLGEMVSFNVYLGMLIWPMFAVGELINVMQRGNASLDRVNETLGYKPDVLSPANPKSLDYPHTIEFNGVDFQYPGSEAKGLSQLTVSIKRGQTVGIVGKTGSGKTTLFRQLLREYPGLKGSLQISAVDIEDLDLEATRSWIGYVPQEQILFSKTVRENIQFGKKDATDEEIYRVMKLAYFLEDMKILPKGLDTMVGESGVTLSGGQKQRVAIARAFIMDPEILMLDDAMSAVDGKTEAEIIKHLRKEREGKTTLIAAHRLSAVTHADHILVLEEGQIIEQGTHAQLMKQHGWYQTQYDHQQLGEQEVGE, from the coding sequence ATGTTTAGTGTGTTAGTGAAATTACGTTGGTTCTTTAAGCAATACTGGAAAAGATACACATTTGCCATTGTGGCTCTGATTATTGTCAGTGCGATTGATTTGATTCCGCCTAAATTGGTTGGAATGGCTATTGATGAAATACAGTTTAATACATTAACGATGGAGCACTTAATCGATGTATTGCTTTTATACGGTGGTTTAATTATTGCCAGCTATACCATCTCTTATTTGTGGGACTATACGTTATTCAGTGGAGCTATGATTATGGAGCGTAGTATGCGGTCAAAACTTATGAATCATTTCTTGAAAATGACGCCTACTTTTTTTCAGCTTAATAAGACTGGTGATTTAATGGCGAGAGCAACAAATGACCTTAAGGCTCTTACAATGACGGCAGGCTTCGGAATCTTGACATTGGTTGACTCCACCATTTTTATGATTTTAATTATTGCGGTGATGGGGTTTACCATTAGTTTTAAATTAACTCTGGCGGCACTGCTTCCGCTTCCGATTATGGCGTTTGTCATGAATAAGTATGGTGGAGTGATTCATACGAGGTTTATGGAAGCCCAAGAAGCTTTTGGTGATTTAAATAATAATGTTTTGGAATCCGTAAGAGGTGTACGGGTCATTCGGGCATTTGTTCAAGAAAAGCACGATGAACAAAGGTTTCAAAATATGACCGAAGAGGTGTACGAAAAGAATGTCGAGGTCGCAAAGGTAGATGCTTTGTTTGAACCTACAATAACGATCTTAGTAGGAATCTCTTACACGATAGGACTGGGGTATGGGGCCTCCTTAGTTTTTCACAATGTGATTACCTTAGGTGAAATGGTCTCCTTTAATGTTTATTTAGGGATGTTAATTTGGCCCATGTTTGCAGTAGGTGAATTGATTAATGTGATGCAGCGGGGGAATGCGTCACTTGATCGTGTAAACGAGACATTAGGTTACAAGCCAGATGTTTTGTCTCCTGCCAATCCGAAAAGTCTCGATTACCCTCATACGATTGAATTTAATGGCGTTGATTTCCAGTATCCTGGATCGGAAGCAAAGGGATTAAGTCAGTTAACTGTTTCGATTAAACGAGGGCAAACGGTGGGGATTGTCGGGAAGACAGGGTCAGGGAAAACCACCCTATTCAGACAGCTTCTCCGTGAATACCCTGGATTGAAAGGTTCGTTACAAATTAGTGCGGTAGATATCGAAGATCTGGACTTAGAAGCGACTCGCTCCTGGATTGGTTATGTCCCACAAGAGCAAATTTTATTTTCAAAAACCGTTCGTGAAAATATTCAGTTTGGTAAGAAGGACGCAACAGATGAGGAAATTTATCGAGTGATGAAGTTAGCTTATTTCCTTGAAGATATGAAAATTTTACCGAAAGGCTTAGACACAATGGTTGGCGAAAGTGGTGTCACCCTTTCTGGTGGTCAGAAACAGAGAGTTGCCATTGCCCGAGCTTTTATCATGGACCCGGAAATTCTTATGCTGGATGATGCCATGTCTGCCGTCGATGGCAAGACGGAAGCGGAAATTATCAAACACCTAAGGAAGGAACGAGAAGGTAAAACGACATTGATTGCTGCCCACCGTTTGTCTGCCGTGACACATGCTGATCATATTCTCGTCCTTGAGGAAGGACAGATTATCGAGCAAGGCACACACGCTCAGCTTATGAAGCAACACGGATGGTATCAAACACAGTATGACCATCAACAGCTTGGAGAACAGGAGGTGGGAGAATGA
- a CDS encoding ABC transporter ATP-binding protein — MKKPSTERRLLNFALLYRKSILIGLVCLIIAVALELTGPFIAKRLIDEHIVGIEDQWHEVEERDAYTVSYHGELYKRADRIQETDQITSTATILQVGRNYVFVTESVSLTGSRSFENGMITIDTNSETTKAEAQKLSLNELYRFFQPEQRSIYWLLAIYLGLLLIAAVFQFVHTFILQKTSNRIIKMMRDDVFAHIQRLPVHYFIDQPAGKIVARVTNDTEAIRELYVKVLATFVTSIFYMAGIYIALFLLDMKLALMCLLLIPIIAGWMKLYKHFGGKYNTVVRSTVSDMNGNINEAIQGMSIIQAFRQEKQTSTEFESLNSKHFNYERKLVRLSALTSFNLVNVLRNLAFVGFIWYFGSSSIGAEGIVTAGVLYAFVDYLNRLFQPVTDLVNQLPQLEQARVAAGRVFSMLDETGEEQNHQRISRYQGHIVFKNVTFAYLENENVLKDINFEVKSGQTAAFVGHTGSGKSSIMNLLFRFYDPQAGEITIDGHSTREWSRQQVRSHMGIVLQDPFIFSGTILSNVTMNDEKITREMAVHALKAVGADRFIEKLPDQYDTAVKEKGDSLSMGERQLISFARALAFDPAILILDEATANIDTETEQLIQQALEVLKQGRTTLVIAHRLSTIQQADQIFVLNHGTMIEQGTHSELLVEGGHYYHMYKMQQGAVKTSV, encoded by the coding sequence ATGAAGAAGCCTTCAACAGAACGTAGATTATTAAATTTTGCTTTATTGTATAGAAAGAGCATCTTAATCGGTCTCGTGTGTCTGATCATTGCTGTTGCACTAGAACTGACGGGTCCTTTCATTGCGAAACGATTAATAGATGAGCACATCGTTGGCATCGAAGATCAATGGCATGAGGTAGAGGAGAGGGATGCTTACACGGTTTCTTATCATGGTGAACTATATAAACGTGCGGATCGAATCCAAGAAACGGATCAAATTACAAGTACAGCGACCATTTTACAGGTGGGAAGAAATTATGTTTTTGTAACTGAATCCGTTTCACTTACAGGGAGCCGAAGTTTTGAGAATGGAATGATTACCATTGATACAAACAGCGAGACAACTAAGGCAGAAGCACAGAAACTATCATTAAATGAGCTGTACCGTTTCTTTCAGCCAGAGCAACGATCAATCTATTGGCTGCTTGCTATCTATCTCGGCCTATTATTGATTGCTGCCGTTTTCCAATTTGTGCACACCTTTATTTTACAAAAAACGTCCAATCGAATTATTAAGATGATGAGGGACGATGTGTTTGCCCATATTCAGCGGCTGCCGGTTCATTACTTTATTGATCAGCCGGCCGGAAAAATTGTGGCACGGGTAACCAATGATACGGAGGCGATTCGTGAACTATATGTGAAGGTATTGGCCACCTTTGTCACAAGTATTTTTTATATGGCGGGAATCTATATTGCCCTGTTTTTGCTGGATATGAAGCTTGCACTCATGTGTTTATTGCTTATCCCGATCATTGCGGGCTGGATGAAGCTGTATAAGCATTTTGGCGGGAAGTACAATACTGTCGTCAGGTCTACGGTCAGTGATATGAATGGAAATATTAATGAAGCGATTCAAGGAATGTCGATTATTCAAGCTTTTCGTCAAGAAAAACAGACATCCACTGAATTTGAGAGCTTAAATTCGAAACACTTTAATTACGAACGGAAGCTTGTCCGCCTTAGTGCTCTAACTTCGTTTAACTTAGTAAATGTACTGAGGAACCTCGCTTTTGTCGGATTCATTTGGTATTTTGGATCTTCCTCCATAGGTGCAGAAGGAATTGTAACAGCGGGAGTGCTTTATGCATTTGTTGATTACTTGAACCGCCTGTTTCAACCCGTGACTGATCTTGTTAATCAACTGCCGCAGCTTGAACAAGCAAGGGTCGCTGCCGGGCGTGTCTTCTCCATGCTGGACGAGACAGGGGAGGAACAGAATCATCAGCGGATTTCCCGTTATCAAGGCCATATTGTATTCAAGAATGTAACTTTTGCCTATTTAGAAAATGAGAACGTGCTTAAAGACATTAACTTTGAGGTTAAATCAGGACAGACTGCGGCCTTTGTTGGTCATACAGGGTCAGGGAAAAGCTCGATTATGAATCTGCTTTTTCGTTTTTATGATCCTCAAGCCGGGGAAATTACGATAGATGGTCATTCTACAAGAGAATGGTCCAGGCAACAGGTTCGCAGTCACATGGGGATTGTACTTCAAGATCCATTCATATTCTCTGGAACAATTTTATCGAATGTGACAATGAATGATGAAAAAATTACCAGAGAAATGGCTGTCCACGCCTTGAAAGCTGTCGGAGCCGATCGTTTCATTGAAAAATTACCAGATCAATATGATACTGCTGTTAAAGAGAAGGGAGATTCTTTATCAATGGGAGAACGGCAGCTGATATCTTTTGCGAGGGCTCTCGCTTTTGATCCTGCTATCTTAATTTTAGATGAAGCGACAGCAAATATTGACACGGAAACAGAGCAATTGATTCAGCAGGCATTAGAAGTATTAAAACAAGGCCGTACAACGCTTGTGATAGCCCATCGTTTGTCGACCATTCAACAGGCTGATCAAATCTTCGTATTAAATCATGGTACAATGATAGAACAGGGAACACATAGTGAACTCCTTGTCGAAGGAGGACACTATTATCACATGTATAAAATGCAGCAAGGCGCTGTGAAAACGAGTGTGTAA
- a CDS encoding S1C family serine protease: MRDRDDDQKPDMIDDDLYEEIDDEELYELIQEEKRKAWERERIEKEERKSKRPFPRWLFYLIAIMMVTNIVAVLPNTFSIPAIDFLVTSAKLSNDADIDRYQEAVVVVEAGQKKGTGFAIDGDGTIITNHHVIEGENRISIAFPEKGLFNAEVVEKFPEVDLAVLQAEGSDFPHLRLAKDTSFEEEESFYFIGNPLRFTGIANKGTIIGYTTLDDWSQPVLMLDAPIYRGNSGSPVINQEGKVIAVVFATLDDEQEGRVGLATPIDYYYEKTNEEPLK; this comes from the coding sequence ATGAGAGACCGTGATGATGATCAAAAACCTGATATGATTGACGATGACTTATATGAAGAAATAGATGATGAGGAGCTGTATGAGCTCATTCAGGAAGAAAAGAGGAAGGCCTGGGAACGGGAACGTATAGAAAAAGAGGAGAGAAAATCTAAGCGCCCTTTTCCGAGATGGCTTTTTTATTTAATTGCTATTATGATGGTAACAAATATCGTTGCCGTTTTGCCGAATACGTTTTCTATCCCTGCGATTGATTTCTTAGTGACCTCGGCAAAGCTATCAAATGATGCTGATATCGATCGTTATCAAGAGGCAGTTGTGGTTGTTGAGGCAGGCCAAAAGAAGGGAACAGGATTTGCTATTGATGGTGACGGGACAATTATAACAAACCATCATGTCATAGAGGGGGAGAACAGGATATCCATTGCTTTCCCGGAAAAAGGCCTGTTTAACGCTGAAGTCGTTGAGAAGTTTCCTGAAGTGGACCTAGCCGTATTGCAAGCTGAGGGCAGTGACTTCCCACATCTGAGATTAGCGAAGGATACATCGTTTGAAGAAGAGGAGTCCTTTTACTTTATCGGTAATCCTTTAAGATTTACGGGAATTGCAAACAAAGGTACGATTATTGGTTACACAACCTTAGACGACTGGAGTCAGCCCGTACTAATGCTAGATGCTCCTATCTATCGAGGGAATTCAGGGAGTCCTGTCATTAATCAAGAAGGAAAAGTAATCGCTGTTGTTTTCGCGACGTTGGACGATGAGCAAGAGGGGCGTGTAGGTCTTGCCACCCCTATTGACTACTATTATGAGAAAACAAATGAAGAGCCCCTTAAGTAA
- the sigI gene encoding RNA polymerase sigma factor SigI: MIRGLFRKNDTSLDELVAAAKQGDDNIKNEILKQYQPFIAKSVSEVCKRYIDPMKDDEYSIGLLAFNEAIHAYSCEKGSSFLSFAKLVIKRKVIDYIRNEQKRLKAVSLDEDYVDDEQMENPSQVKAAKDRYVLETESWYRREEIREFQLHLREYKLSFAELTESSPKHKDARESAIQIAHIVYENSEFRQQVLEKGRLPIKDLVQEVEVSKKTLERNRKFIIAMVLILSGDYVYLKDYLKGVGM, translated from the coding sequence TTGATCAGAGGTCTGTTTCGAAAGAACGACACCTCCCTTGATGAACTTGTAGCTGCTGCCAAACAGGGAGACGACAATATAAAAAATGAAATTCTAAAACAGTATCAACCTTTTATCGCCAAAAGTGTCTCCGAAGTATGCAAAAGATACATTGATCCAATGAAAGATGACGAATACAGCATAGGTTTACTTGCTTTTAATGAGGCCATTCATGCCTATTCTTGTGAAAAAGGCAGTTCATTCCTGTCCTTTGCAAAGCTTGTCATTAAGCGAAAAGTAATTGATTACATTCGAAATGAACAAAAACGTCTTAAAGCCGTATCACTTGACGAAGATTATGTTGACGATGAACAGATGGAAAATCCATCACAGGTGAAGGCAGCTAAGGACCGCTATGTACTTGAGACAGAATCTTGGTATCGCAGGGAAGAGATTCGAGAATTTCAGCTCCACCTGCGAGAGTACAAGCTTTCTTTTGCTGAATTAACGGAATCTTCCCCAAAGCACAAAGATGCACGTGAGTCTGCTATTCAAATAGCTCATATTGTTTATGAAAACAGTGAGTTTCGTCAACAAGTCTTAGAGAAAGGCCGGCTGCCTATTAAAGATCTTGTACAAGAAGTAGAAGTGAGTAAGAAAACCCTGGAGCGCAACCGTAAATTCATCATTGCGATGGTCCTCATTTTATCAGGAGATTATGTTTATCTTAAAGACTATTTGAAGGGGGTGGGTATGTGA
- a CDS encoding anti-sigma factor domain-containing protein, translated as MRKGIVMEQSRKYTIVMTNDGAFHKAKLLKRAEVGMEVHFQPLLGKHTANKQSFMWRRAKVGAIVAALLIAFLPAYLWYGSNTAYAFVNIDMNPSVELELNEDMQVIDVIPLNKDAEKIISKLEKWYKDPASEVTFDMITLSQEMGFINNQNQVLIGVSYVNEHDEDFSTKIESFLANQSSNLTVASYIVPSQIREQAKKEKVSVNELMADSIKEETNSHSTKVTIEDEDKAIIQSFYKDPASSSEQPKSKANERLPEQPYTDPSNETFIIPKEKFEINKPSHVEEKQAGNSPARKENRSQRADEKAQKKEKPDHPSQKENPGNGNENKEKPKEHEKKDKQKQPAHKPKQEHKKNQNDKAKHEHKKNKQNDHSNNGHSPNKHENNGKANKDKNKPPH; from the coding sequence GTGAGGAAAGGTATTGTCATGGAGCAGAGCAGGAAATATACGATTGTGATGACAAATGATGGCGCTTTCCACAAGGCAAAGCTTTTAAAACGAGCTGAAGTAGGGATGGAGGTTCATTTTCAACCGTTATTGGGAAAACATACAGCGAACAAACAATCGTTTATGTGGCGAAGGGCCAAAGTTGGAGCCATTGTTGCAGCCTTGCTTATTGCCTTTTTACCAGCCTATCTATGGTATGGGAGTAATACAGCCTATGCCTTTGTAAATATTGATATGAACCCGAGTGTCGAGCTTGAGCTAAATGAAGACATGCAAGTCATTGATGTCATTCCGTTAAATAAGGATGCCGAGAAGATCATATCTAAGCTTGAGAAATGGTATAAGGATCCAGCTTCAGAAGTGACCTTTGATATGATTACCTTAAGTCAAGAGATGGGTTTTATTAACAATCAGAATCAGGTGCTCATTGGAGTAAGCTATGTAAACGAGCATGATGAAGATTTCTCAACTAAGATTGAAAGTTTTTTAGCAAATCAGTCTTCAAATCTGACTGTAGCTTCTTATATTGTACCCAGTCAAATAAGGGAGCAAGCTAAAAAGGAAAAGGTTTCTGTAAATGAGCTAATGGCGGATTCGATCAAGGAAGAAACGAATAGTCATTCGACGAAAGTAACGATTGAAGATGAGGATAAAGCAATTATACAATCTTTTTACAAGGATCCAGCTTCATCATCAGAGCAACCGAAATCTAAGGCCAATGAACGGCTGCCAGAGCAACCGTACACGGATCCTTCCAATGAGACATTTATCATTCCAAAAGAAAAATTTGAAATAAATAAACCTTCCCACGTGGAAGAAAAACAAGCTGGAAATTCGCCAGCACGTAAGGAAAATAGAAGCCAGAGAGCTGATGAAAAAGCACAGAAAAAAGAAAAACCGGATCATCCTTCGCAAAAAGAAAATCCAGGCAATGGTAACGAAAATAAAGAAAAACCAAAAGAACATGAGAAGAAGGATAAACAGAAACAACCCGCCCATAAGCCTAAGCAAGAGCATAAGAAAAATCAAAATGATAAGGCCAAACATGAGCATAAGAAGAATAAACAGAATGACCATAGTAACAATGGTCATAGTCCCAATAAACATGAGAATAATGGGAAAGCGAATAAGGACAAGAACAAGCCCCCACATTAA
- a CDS encoding DUF1499 domain-containing protein, translating to MTKEYLGVKDGKLAPCPHSPNCVSTQAKSLDKAMDSLPFIENISYTKSLIKQIINEEQRTSIQSEQENYLHVIFTSKLLKFKDDVEFYFDESSRVVHFRSASRAGYSDLGVNRKRMENIRRNYLRKIESGEHS from the coding sequence ATGACAAAGGAATACTTAGGGGTAAAGGACGGGAAGCTAGCTCCATGTCCCCATTCTCCAAATTGTGTATCCACACAAGCCAAAAGTCTTGATAAAGCAATGGACTCTCTTCCATTCATTGAGAATATATCATATACAAAATCATTAATAAAACAAATTATTAATGAGGAACAACGAACAAGCATTCAATCAGAACAAGAAAATTATCTTCATGTTATTTTCACTTCAAAATTGCTTAAATTTAAAGATGATGTTGAATTTTATTTTGACGAATCTTCCCGAGTCGTCCATTTTCGATCAGCTTCAAGAGCGGGTTATTCAGACTTAGGTGTAAATCGCAAGCGAATGGAAAACATTAGACGTAACTATTTAAGGAAAATCGAATCGGGGGAACATTCATGA
- a CDS encoding dihydrolipoyl dehydrogenase family protein, which produces MNYDYQIAVIGGGSGGLTVAAGAASFGASVALIERKSELGGDCLHYGCMPSKALIHAAEEVYQTGQLTGLSDEQYDRLFTQAMEKVSKAVTNVQAHDSKDRFKEMGVDIYQNETEFIDDHTLQVGSRMITAKRIVIAAGSSPVVPPIEGVDEVDYLTNESIFSLRERPESLVVIGGGVIGLELAQAMARLGVNVTMIEAGERIAGKEDKEIASIAQKVISEQTSIITEAKVERVDTFEGRIKVHFSKEGSKGSVEADKLLIAVGRQANTECLSLDKAGIVTKEGAIDVDPYLRTSKKHIYAVGDCNGSMPFTHVAGMEGKVVVSNAVLGLSRKASYEKVPWVVYTAPEIYHLGLTEEEAHERYGDRLLTFKTKLSDNDRFMAEHHTEGLVKILTTSRGKIVGAHAIGPGAGEWMQEVGTIQGLNKKFQSLSNVIHPYPARNNAVSQTADLYWREKLFDSKINQAISWYVQTFR; this is translated from the coding sequence ATGAATTATGATTACCAAATTGCTGTTATTGGCGGCGGGTCTGGCGGCTTAACAGTGGCTGCGGGTGCCGCGAGCTTCGGGGCTTCCGTTGCTTTAATTGAACGTAAAAGTGAATTAGGGGGAGACTGTTTACACTATGGCTGTATGCCTTCAAAGGCTCTTATTCATGCAGCAGAAGAGGTTTATCAGACGGGACAACTGACAGGTCTCTCAGACGAGCAATACGATAGATTATTTACTCAGGCAATGGAAAAGGTTTCAAAGGCCGTCACAAATGTACAAGCACATGATTCCAAGGATCGTTTTAAGGAGATGGGCGTGGACATCTATCAGAATGAGACAGAATTTATTGATGACCACACGTTACAAGTTGGCAGCCGTATGATCACCGCAAAACGAATTGTCATCGCCGCAGGTTCCTCGCCCGTTGTTCCTCCCATTGAAGGAGTGGACGAGGTCGATTATTTAACAAATGAGTCCATTTTCTCCTTAAGGGAGCGACCGGAATCACTGGTTGTGATTGGGGGCGGTGTGATTGGTCTTGAATTAGCTCAAGCCATGGCTCGCTTAGGAGTGAACGTTACGATGATCGAGGCAGGCGAACGGATCGCGGGCAAAGAAGACAAAGAGATTGCGAGCATTGCTCAAAAAGTTATTTCTGAACAAACCTCTATTATAACAGAAGCCAAGGTTGAACGCGTTGATACCTTCGAAGGACGTATAAAGGTTCATTTTTCAAAGGAAGGGTCAAAGGGTAGTGTGGAAGCAGACAAGCTGCTTATTGCCGTCGGGCGGCAAGCTAATACCGAGTGTTTATCATTAGACAAAGCCGGTATAGTAACCAAAGAAGGGGCAATAGACGTGGACCCTTATTTAAGAACGAGCAAGAAGCATATTTATGCTGTAGGAGATTGTAATGGGTCGATGCCATTTACTCATGTTGCGGGAATGGAAGGGAAGGTAGTCGTTTCCAATGCTGTTTTAGGTTTGTCGAGAAAAGCGTCTTACGAAAAGGTCCCATGGGTTGTTTATACAGCACCCGAGATCTATCATTTAGGTTTAACAGAGGAAGAAGCACACGAAAGATACGGGGACCGTTTGCTGACGTTTAAGACGAAGCTTTCTGATAACGATCGGTTTATGGCCGAGCACCATACAGAAGGCCTTGTGAAGATATTAACGACCAGCCGCGGTAAAATCGTAGGTGCCCATGCGATTGGTCCTGGAGCAGGTGAGTGGATGCAGGAAGTGGGAACAATTCAAGGGTTGAATAAAAAGTTTCAGTCCCTATCGAATGTCATTCACCCCTATCCGGCAAGAAATAATGCTGTCTCCCAGACTGCTGATTTGTATTGGCGAGAAAAGCTGTTCGATAGTAAAATCAATCAAGCGATAAGCTGGTATGTTCAGACATTCAGGTAA
- a CDS encoding GNAT family N-acetyltransferase, whose product MSKLDLSQFEKKMIVRNMQAKDIEQIFELQKLCFKNMDPWERGHLESHLTHFPEGQFVVEYDGQIIGSCSSLLVNFDEYDDKHTWDDITDEGYITNHDPDGYNLYGIEVMVHPEFRRMKIGRRLYEARKDLARELNLKSIIIGGRIPNYHKYEQEMSPREYVEEVRNQNIYDPVLTFQIINGFTVMRINPNYLPDDKMSSKYATLMEWNNIDYRTRTKRHFKTSHPVRIMVIQYMMKNIDSFEEFSRQCEYYVDVAADYGADFAVFPEIFTTQLMSFLEEKVPSKAVRKLSEYTEEYIELFEHLAVRYNVNIIGGSHFVEEDEQIYNISYLFRRDGTIEKQYKIHVTPNERTWWGIQPGDAVKVFDTDCGKIAIQICYDIQFPELARYAASQGANIIFVPFCTDDRQGYLRVRYCAQARAIENQVYTVIAGTVGNMTQVENMDIQYAQSGIFTPSDFEFARDGIVGECNPNVEAVVVGDVDLEVLRRQRKSGTVRQLRDRRRDLFELNYHIDTEVKPDRT is encoded by the coding sequence ATGTCTAAACTTGATTTATCTCAATTTGAGAAAAAAATGATCGTACGGAATATGCAAGCGAAAGATATTGAACAAATTTTTGAGTTGCAAAAGCTTTGTTTTAAAAATATGGACCCATGGGAACGTGGACACCTGGAAAGTCATTTAACACACTTTCCAGAAGGACAATTTGTTGTCGAGTATGATGGTCAGATCATAGGAAGCTGTTCAAGCTTACTTGTCAATTTTGATGAATATGATGATAAACATACATGGGATGATATTACGGACGAAGGGTATATTACGAATCATGATCCGGACGGTTACAACCTATACGGAATTGAGGTTATGGTGCACCCGGAGTTTCGCAGAATGAAAATTGGGCGCCGTCTTTATGAAGCGAGAAAAGACTTGGCGCGTGAATTAAATTTGAAGAGTATTATTATTGGCGGACGGATACCGAACTATCATAAATATGAACAAGAGATGTCACCTCGTGAATATGTGGAAGAGGTTCGTAATCAGAATATTTATGATCCTGTGCTCACGTTTCAGATCATTAATGGGTTTACGGTAATGCGGATCAATCCAAACTACTTGCCAGATGATAAAATGTCATCAAAATATGCTACATTGATGGAATGGAATAATATTGACTACAGAACTCGAACGAAACGTCATTTTAAGACAAGTCACCCCGTAAGAATTATGGTGATTCAATACATGATGAAGAATATTGATTCGTTTGAGGAGTTTAGCAGGCAGTGCGAGTATTATGTCGATGTAGCTGCTGATTATGGAGCAGATTTTGCGGTTTTCCCAGAGATTTTCACGACACAGCTTATGTCATTTCTTGAGGAAAAAGTACCTTCAAAAGCTGTCAGAAAGCTGTCTGAATATACCGAGGAATATATTGAATTGTTCGAGCACTTAGCCGTAAGGTACAATGTCAATATTATCGGTGGTTCCCACTTCGTTGAGGAAGATGAGCAAATTTATAACATTTCTTACTTGTTTAGACGTGATGGTACGATCGAAAAACAATACAAAATTCATGTAACGCCAAACGAACGGACATGGTGGGGCATTCAACCTGGTGATGCTGTCAAAGTGTTCGATACCGATTGTGGGAAGATTGCTATTCAAATTTGTTATGATATCCAGTTCCCTGAGCTTGCCCGCTATGCTGCTAGTCAAGGGGCGAATATTATTTTTGTACCATTCTGTACAGATGATCGTCAGGGATACTTACGGGTACGCTACTGTGCACAGGCCCGCGCCATTGAAAACCAAGTGTACACGGTCATTGCAGGAACAGTGGGCAACATGACACAGGTGGAGAATATGGACATTCAGTATGCGCAGTCAGGCATCTTTACACCTTCTGATTTCGAATTTGCACGCGACGGCATAGTAGGAGAATGTAACCCTAATGTGGAGGCCGTCGTCGTAGGTGATGTCGATTTGGAAGTTTTACGAAGACAGAGAAAGTCAGGTACGGTAAGGCAGCTTCGTGATCGCAGACGCGATTTATTTGAGTTGAATTATCATATCGATACAGAAGTAAAACCTGATCGTACGTAA